From Procambarus clarkii isolate CNS0578487 chromosome 73, FALCON_Pclarkii_2.0, whole genome shotgun sequence, one genomic window encodes:
- the LOC138356565 gene encoding glutamate receptor ionotropic, delta-1-like gives MPYTHKGDLANSFHSFDVHEAINRTWGVERNGAFNGVIGLLQREEMDFSTIAAPTAKRLKAVTFIMAYPSDTFAIASLKPTLLPKYLALIRPFKGEVWVAVMVSVVVWGVTLWLLQQVWQWVVGGERRVDLVTSLLYGYGALLQNLPSDPTVSTSGRMLVGWWLMFCLIITTGFSSSLMAHLTVQRKARPMDSFQDLVKQPGWKWGTDPWMRTEAVLDYFNTNPSPVVKHIFLEMKVVI, from the exons ATGCCCTACACTCACAAGGGTGACCTGGCTAATTCTTTCCACAGTTTCGATGTTCACGAGGCGATCAACCGCACCTGGGGGGTGGAGAGGAACGGAGCCTTCAACGGGGTGATTGGTCTCCTCCAGAGGGAGGAAATGGACTTTTCCACCATTGCAGCACCAACGGCAAAGCGTCTTAAAGCTGTGACATTTATAATGGCTTATCCATCCGATACCTTCGCCATAGCCTCCCTCAAGCCGACGCTGTTGCCAAAGTACCTCGCTCTCATTCGACCATTTAAAG GggaggtgtgggtggcggtgatggtgagcGTGGTGGTGTGGGGCGTCACCCTGTGGCTGCTGCAGCAGGTctggcagtgggtggtgggcggagAGCGTCGGGTGGACCTGGTCACCTCCCTCCTCTACGGCTATGGCGCGCTCCTGCAGAACCTGCCCTCAGACCCTACCGTCAGCACCTCTGGCAGG ATGCTGGTGGGCTGGTGGCTGATGTTCTGCTTGATCATCACTACGGGGTTCAGCTCGTCTCTGATGGCGCACCTCACAGTGCAGAGGAAGGCGCGACCAATGGACAGCTTCCAGGACTTGGTTAAGCAGCCAGGCTGGAAGTGGGGAACTGATCCCTGGATGCGAACAGAAGCAGTTCTTGATTACTTTAACACAAATCCAAGTCCCGTTGTCAAGCACATTTTCCTCGAAATGAAGGTGGTTATTTAG